From one Triticum urartu cultivar G1812 chromosome 3, Tu2.1, whole genome shotgun sequence genomic stretch:
- the LOC125543854 gene encoding ferruginol synthase-like isoform X3: protein MGWLPPSSPHWRALRKLCSGELFAPHRLDAHQSIRREKVQQLASHVARLSREGAAVDASRGVFTTALNLLSCTIFSADIIDLDDREGTGQFRAMIASFTEVVGLPNLSDFFHVLVKIRFESLTDKSKFDTQPKLFIHLALVPDTLNHRQRRRHDQVRRSQRSRFLCQQTH from the exons ATGGGCTGGCTCCCGCCCAGCAGCCCCCACTGGCGCGCCCTCCGCAAGCTGTGCTCGGGGGAGCTCTTCGCGCCGCACCGCCTCGACGCGCACCAGTCCATCCGCCGAGAGAAGGTGCAGCAGCTCGCGTCCCACGTCGCTCGGCTGTCCCGGGAGGGCGCCGCCGTGGACGCCAGCCGCGGCGTGTTCACCACCGCGTTGAACCTGCTCTCCTGCACCATATTCTCAGCGGACATCATCGACCTCGACGACAGAGAAGGGACAGGGCAGTTCAGGGCCATGATCGCAAGCTTCACGGAGGTCGTCGGGCTGCCCAACCTGTCGGACTTCTTCCAT GTGCTTGTCAAGATCCGATTCGAGAGCCTGACCGACAAGAGCAAGTTCGACACGCAGCCGAAGCTCTTCATCCACCTCGCCCTCGTCCCCGACACTCTCAATCATCGACAGCGGCGTCGGCATGACCAAGTCAG GAGATCTCAACGCTCACGGTTTCTCTGTCAACAAACACACTGA
- the LOC125543854 gene encoding ferruginol synthase-like isoform X4 yields the protein MGWLPPSSPHWRALRKLCSGELFAPHRLDAHQSIRREKVQQLASHVARLSREGAAVDASRGVFTTALNLLSCTIFSADIIDLDDREGTGQFRAMIASFTEVVGLPNLSDFFHVLVKIRFESLTDKSKFDTQPKLFIHLALVPDTLNHRQRRRHDQVRYLC from the exons ATGGGCTGGCTCCCGCCCAGCAGCCCCCACTGGCGCGCCCTCCGCAAGCTGTGCTCGGGGGAGCTCTTCGCGCCGCACCGCCTCGACGCGCACCAGTCCATCCGCCGAGAGAAGGTGCAGCAGCTCGCGTCCCACGTCGCTCGGCTGTCCCGGGAGGGCGCCGCCGTGGACGCCAGCCGCGGCGTGTTCACCACCGCGTTGAACCTGCTCTCCTGCACCATATTCTCAGCGGACATCATCGACCTCGACGACAGAGAAGGGACAGGGCAGTTCAGGGCCATGATCGCAAGCTTCACGGAGGTCGTCGGGCTGCCCAACCTGTCGGACTTCTTCCAT GTGCTTGTCAAGATCCGATTCGAGAGCCTGACCGACAAGAGCAAGTTCGACACGCAGCCGAAGCTCTTCATCCACCTCGCCCTCGTCCCCGACACTCTCAATCATCGACAGCGGCGTCGGCATGACCAAGTCAG ATATCTTTGCTAA
- the LOC125543854 gene encoding ferruginol synthase-like isoform X2 — protein sequence MGWLPPSSPHWRALRKLCSGELFAPHRLDAHQSIRREKVQQLASHVARLSREGAAVDASRGVFTTALNLLSCTIFSADIIDLDDREGTGQFRAMIASFTEVVGLPNLSDFFHVLVKIRFESLTDKSKFDTQPKLFIHLALVPDTLNHRQRRRHDQVSQEISTLTVSLSTNTLKFYAPRRYLC from the exons ATGGGCTGGCTCCCGCCCAGCAGCCCCCACTGGCGCGCCCTCCGCAAGCTGTGCTCGGGGGAGCTCTTCGCGCCGCACCGCCTCGACGCGCACCAGTCCATCCGCCGAGAGAAGGTGCAGCAGCTCGCGTCCCACGTCGCTCGGCTGTCCCGGGAGGGCGCCGCCGTGGACGCCAGCCGCGGCGTGTTCACCACCGCGTTGAACCTGCTCTCCTGCACCATATTCTCAGCGGACATCATCGACCTCGACGACAGAGAAGGGACAGGGCAGTTCAGGGCCATGATCGCAAGCTTCACGGAGGTCGTCGGGCTGCCCAACCTGTCGGACTTCTTCCAT GTGCTTGTCAAGATCCGATTCGAGAGCCTGACCGACAAGAGCAAGTTCGACACGCAGCCGAAGCTCTTCATCCACCTCGCCCTCGTCCCCGACACTCTCAATCATCGACAGCGGCGTCGGCATGACCAAGTCAG CCAGGAGATCTCAACGCTCACGGTTTCTCTGTCAACAAACACACTGAAATTCTATGCTCCACGGAG ATATCTTTGCTAA
- the LOC125543854 gene encoding ferruginol synthase-like isoform X1, whose translation MGWLPPSSPHWRALRKLCSGELFAPHRLDAHQSIRREKVQQLASHVARLSREGAAVDASRGVFTTALNLLSCTIFSADIIDLDDREGTGQFRAMIASFTEVVGLPNLSDFFHVLVKIRFESLTDKSKFDTQPKLFIHLALVPDTLNHRQRRRHDQVSQEISTLTVSLSTNTLKFYAPRRCLITPTDGA comes from the exons ATGGGCTGGCTCCCGCCCAGCAGCCCCCACTGGCGCGCCCTCCGCAAGCTGTGCTCGGGGGAGCTCTTCGCGCCGCACCGCCTCGACGCGCACCAGTCCATCCGCCGAGAGAAGGTGCAGCAGCTCGCGTCCCACGTCGCTCGGCTGTCCCGGGAGGGCGCCGCCGTGGACGCCAGCCGCGGCGTGTTCACCACCGCGTTGAACCTGCTCTCCTGCACCATATTCTCAGCGGACATCATCGACCTCGACGACAGAGAAGGGACAGGGCAGTTCAGGGCCATGATCGCAAGCTTCACGGAGGTCGTCGGGCTGCCCAACCTGTCGGACTTCTTCCAT GTGCTTGTCAAGATCCGATTCGAGAGCCTGACCGACAAGAGCAAGTTCGACACGCAGCCGAAGCTCTTCATCCACCTCGCCCTCGTCCCCGACACTCTCAATCATCGACAGCGGCGTCGGCATGACCAAGTCAG CCAGGAGATCTCAACGCTCACGGTTTCTCTGTCAACAAACACACTGAAATTCTATGCTCCACGGAGGTGCTTAATTACTCCGACGGATGGGGCATAA